The following are encoded together in the Thermus sp. LT1-2-5 genome:
- a CDS encoding AbrB/MazE/SpoVT family DNA-binding domain-containing protein produces the protein MDHPTPGAYTTHLGAKGRLVLPKEVRKALGLKEGDRILLRVREDGTLELLPARQVARRARGRFAHLLQGQSLVEELLAERREEARREEG, from the coding sequence ATGGACCACCCGACTCCTGGGGCGTATACCACCCACCTGGGGGCTAAGGGGCGCCTCGTCCTGCCCAAAGAGGTGCGTAAGGCCCTGGGCCTGAAGGAAGGGGACCGGATCCTCCTCCGGGTGCGCGAGGACGGAACCCTGGAGCTCCTACCCGCTCGCCAGGTGGCCCGGAGGGCCCGGGGCAGGTTCGCCCACCTCCTCCAGGGTCAGAGCCTCGTGGAGGAGCTTCTGGCGGAGCGCCGGGAAGAGGCCCGACGGGAGGAAGGATGA
- a CDS encoding type II toxin-antitoxin system VapC family toxin, whose amino-acid sequence MRVVLDASALLALLGDEPGAERVEEALEEGAYLSAVNLAEVLSKLAERGVDPVSARAEMEREGLLGALVEVVPFGEEDALEVARLRPLTRFAGLSFGDRACLALARRLGLCALTADRSWAELDLGVRVEVLRS is encoded by the coding sequence ATGAGGGTGGTGCTGGACGCCTCCGCCCTCCTGGCCCTACTCGGGGACGAGCCCGGGGCCGAGCGGGTGGAGGAGGCCCTGGAGGAAGGGGCGTACCTGAGCGCCGTGAACTTGGCCGAGGTCCTCTCCAAGCTGGCCGAGCGCGGGGTGGATCCCGTTTCCGCCCGGGCGGAGATGGAGCGGGAAGGGCTTTTGGGGGCTTTGGTGGAGGTGGTCCCCTTTGGGGAGGAGGACGCCCTGGAAGTGGCCCGTTTGAGGCCCTTGACCCGTTTCGCGGGGCTTTCCTTTGGCGACCGGGCCTGCTTGGCCTTGGCAAGGCGGCTAGGGCTTTGTGCCCTCACCGCGGACCGCTCATGGGCGGAGCTCGACCTAGGCGTGCGTGTGGAAGTGCTCCGCTCGTGA
- a CDS encoding AraC family transcriptional regulator, whose translation MAHRQGAEFNGLLGGLAERLLRYAPEDGSFPLPVPGAYVYRNSKRESEVRPALYEPAVCLVAQGAKAVFYGREVVRYDPARVLITTLDLPLRAQVLEASPERPFLCLKLVLDPVELAELAAKVYPEGLLPGEARPVFAGTTSSELLEAASRFLKALGDPKDQKLLAPLYRQEMLLRLLQANPILAQLSLLDPHLRRIARAIDHIRAHFREPLDVGVLVRLTHLGKSAFYHHFKRLTSLTPLQYQKALRLQEARKLLLEGLAVAQVAREVGYASPSQFVREYRHFFGTAPSRDVARLRTQRGLALSEAG comes from the coding sequence ATGGCGCATCGCCAAGGCGCTGAGTTCAACGGCTTATTAGGTGGCTTAGCGGAACGGCTCCTCCGCTATGCGCCGGAGGATGGCAGTTTTCCCCTGCCCGTTCCTGGGGCCTACGTGTACCGGAATTCCAAGCGCGAGTCCGAGGTCCGGCCAGCGCTGTACGAGCCCGCGGTCTGTCTGGTGGCTCAAGGAGCCAAGGCGGTCTTTTATGGGCGGGAGGTGGTGCGCTACGATCCCGCTCGCGTGCTCATCACCACGTTGGACCTGCCTCTCAGGGCCCAGGTCCTCGAGGCGTCCCCCGAGCGCCCCTTCCTGTGTCTAAAGCTCGTTTTGGACCCGGTGGAGCTGGCGGAGCTTGCGGCCAAGGTCTACCCCGAGGGGCTCCTACCTGGAGAGGCCCGCCCGGTTTTTGCCGGGACCACCTCTTCTGAGTTGTTGGAGGCTGCCTCACGCTTCTTGAAAGCGCTGGGAGACCCCAAGGACCAAAAGCTCCTTGCCCCCCTCTATCGGCAGGAGATGCTCCTCCGCCTCCTCCAGGCAAACCCCATTCTGGCCCAGCTCAGCCTATTGGACCCCCACCTACGCCGCATTGCCCGGGCTATAGATCACATTCGAGCCCACTTCCGCGAGCCCTTGGATGTGGGAGTTTTAGTCCGGCTCACCCACTTGGGCAAGAGCGCTTTTTATCACCACTTCAAACGCCTGACCTCCCTTACCCCGCTGCAGTACCAGAAAGCCTTGCGTCTCCAGGAAGCCAGAAAGCTTCTCCTGGAAGGCCTAGCCGTGGCCCAGGTGGCCCGTGAGGTGGGTTACGCCAGTCCCTCCCAGTTTGTGCGGGAGTACCGCCACTTCTTTGGCACTGCGCCCTCTAGGGACGTTGCCCGTCTGCGTACTCAGCGCGGGCTAGCGCTTTCAGAAGCCGGGTAG